One region of Poecile atricapillus isolate bPoeAtr1 chromosome 8, bPoeAtr1.hap1, whole genome shotgun sequence genomic DNA includes:
- the APOD gene encoding apolipoprotein D, whose product MLGTAVRLSVLLSLFSIGKGQMFHVGPCPDPSVQEEFDINKYLGKWYEIEKLPSTFEKGSCIQANYSLKENGKFKVINKEMLANGKINEAEGELMHMDVKQPAKLGVRFNWFMPAAPYWVISTDYENYSLVYSCTNILWLFHMDYAWILSRTPDMHPETVEHLKSVLQSYKIDTDKMMPTDQASCPAEM is encoded by the exons ATGCTGGGCACGGCAGTGCGGCTCTCGGTCCTGCTCAGTCTCTTCAGCATTGGGAAAGGCCAGATGTTTCATGTGGGACCATGCCCAGATCCATCAGTTCAAGAAGAATTCGATATCAACAAG tatttGGGGAAATGGTACGAGATAGAGAAGCTGCCCTCAACTTTTGAGAAAGGAAGCTGCATCCAAGCAAATTACTCATTGAAGGAGAATGGGAAGTTCAAGGTGATCAACAAGGAGATGCT TGCCAATGGCAAAATCAATGAAGCTGAAGGAGAACTCATGCACATGGATGTAAAACAGCCGGCCAAGCTGGGTGTCCGCTTTAACTGGT TCATGCCTGCTGCCCCTTACTGGGTCATCTCCACTGACTATGAAAATTACTCCCTGGTTTACTCCTGCACTAATATCCTCTGGCTCTTCCACATGGACTATGCCTGGATTCTGTCAAGAACTCCTGACATGCACCCAGAAACTGTGGAGCACCTGAAGAGTGTTCTCCAGTCCTACAAGATTGACACTGACAAAATGATGCCCACTGATCAAGCCAGCTGCCCTGCTGAGATGTAA